The following nucleotide sequence is from Aedes aegypti strain LVP_AGWG chromosome 3, AaegL5.0 Primary Assembly, whole genome shotgun sequence.
CTAACGTTCCTTCTGGCCATCCTGGGCACCGCTCTGGCCCATACCCCAGCCTGCCCGAAAGGATTCTCCCGTCAGGCCAACCAGTGCGTCTCGAAGCGCCCTGTTCACGGTGAATGCCCCAAGGGATCCAAGTATAATGTGGGATCGAATCTGTGCGTTCACAACTGAGGCTCTGACAGGTGAAAACTTTGTGAAAATGAGGTAAATTTTAGTGAAAGGttaccgaaatttgaaaatatattagtTGTATATTGAATAAAGATGTTTATAATCCGAATAATATATTATCTGTATTTTGAGAAAATGTCTGCGAATCTACTTTCTGAAACGTCTTTAAGCATAGTGTCTACcgataaaacatcaaaaatactTCTCCTCAAACTGTTTCCACCTTTTAGCGCAAATGCATATGTCATCAAcgttttaccataaaaataagtCTCCAGTGATAATTAGTGTCGGTGTACTTACCAATAGCCGAtcagttaaaaaaatatattagtatataaaatccaataatgaAGTCAGTGGTAGTAATCTAAAAGCTTTTTATTGTAATATTGTATGGTCCCCGGGACGCCTTAAATTTACTACAAAGTGGACAATTTCTAGCTTagcatctgtgtcaagcttatgggaacgcatctTAGTGAAATCTTATTTTCGA
It contains:
- the LOC5579022 gene encoding uncharacterized protein LOC5579022, which codes for MKFLWLLTFLLAILGTALAHTPACPKGFSRQANQCVSKRPVHGECPKGSKYNVGSNLCVHN